In Thermococcus sp. M39, the following are encoded in one genomic region:
- a CDS encoding tRNA pseudouridine(54/55) synthase Pus10, with protein sequence MILEKSEKILEKHSLCNNCLGRLFGMLGKSTNYIRGKSIRLALNMEREARGLSSFEEPEKCELCGNIFKKTEYLARLCYDKAQKLGIEFESFLIGSRFPKGIMDKEKQLWEEFELEFAEPINREFNREVGKFLEVLFQKPVDKENPDVIFIIDPYNERIELQIKPLYIYGRYKKLVRGIPQTPLKGFKESVASIICKPFSKATKGKCIFHGAGREDVDVRMLGNGRPFVVEIKKPIKRKINLEKIAQEINQSKKVEVLDLKFISKEEMERILTSNHKKEYEALVYVEEGITAEEIKEVVEKLQNCTIYQRTPRRVLRRRADIVRVRKVYDVKAEIIDDKHFKLRLITDGGLYIKELISGDNGRTTPSVSEILGKKAWCEKLDVLNILDDKVKTL encoded by the coding sequence GTGATACTTGAAAAATCAGAAAAAATCCTGGAAAAGCACAGCCTATGCAACAACTGTCTTGGAAGGCTATTTGGCATGCTAGGAAAGAGCACCAACTATATTAGAGGGAAATCAATTAGACTAGCACTCAATATGGAGCGAGAAGCAAGGGGATTATCCTCTTTTGAAGAGCCCGAGAAGTGTGAGCTCTGTGGAAATATCTTCAAGAAGACTGAATACCTTGCGAGATTATGCTATGATAAAGCCCAAAAGCTCGGAATTGAGTTTGAGAGCTTTCTTATCGGCTCAAGATTTCCAAAAGGAATTATGGATAAAGAAAAGCAGCTATGGGAAGAGTTTGAGTTAGAATTTGCTGAGCCAATTAACAGAGAATTTAACAGGGAAGTAGGAAAGTTCCTTGAAGTTCTCTTCCAAAAGCCCGTTGATAAAGAAAATCCAGATGTTATTTTCATTATTGACCCCTATAATGAGAGGATTGAACTCCAGATAAAGCCATTATACATTTATGGCAGGTATAAAAAGCTTGTAAGAGGCATTCCCCAGACGCCACTAAAGGGTTTCAAAGAGAGTGTTGCTTCAATAATCTGCAAGCCATTTTCAAAAGCAACAAAAGGTAAGTGCATCTTCCATGGAGCTGGGAGAGAGGATGTTGACGTTAGAATGCTCGGCAATGGGAGACCCTTTGTTGTAGAAATAAAGAAACCCATAAAGAGGAAAATTAACTTGGAAAAGATTGCCCAAGAGATTAATCAGAGCAAAAAGGTTGAGGTTTTAGATTTAAAATTCATTAGCAAAGAGGAAATGGAGAGGATACTTACGAGCAATCACAAAAAAGAGTACGAAGCTCTTGTTTATGTTGAAGAAGGCATAACAGCTGAGGAGATAAAGGAAGTTGTAGAAAAGCTCCAAAATTGCACAATTTACCAAAGGACTCCAAGAAGAGTTCTGAGAAGAAGAGCGGACATTGTAAGGGTTAGAAAAGTTTATGATGTTAAAGCAGAAATTATCGATGATAAACACTTCAAGCTCAGACTAATCACAGATGGTGGATTATACATTAAGGAACTTATATCTGGA
- a CDS encoding transcriptional regulator, producing the protein MMTRRQKIIKLLEERDYSVSELAMMLDMRGKGSKKAVLDDLKAIAKILKREGKVLLIQPAVCRKCGFVFRAEINIPSKCPRCRSQWIEEPRFKIEVR; encoded by the coding sequence ATGATGACTCGAAGGCAGAAGATAATAAAGCTTTTGGAGGAAAGAGATTACAGTGTTAGTGAATTAGCTATGATGCTCGATATGAGAGGGAAGGGAAGTAAAAAAGCAGTTCTTGATGATTTAAAAGCAATTGCCAAGATATTGAAGCGTGAAGGAAAGGTTCTGCTAATTCAGCCCGCTGTATGCAGGAAATGCGGCTTTGTATTTAGGGCTGAAATAAATATCCCATCCAAATGTCCCCGATGCAGGTCACAATGGATTGAGGAGCCAAGGTTCAAGATAGAGGTGAGGTGA
- the gatD gene encoding Glu-tRNA(Gln) amidotransferase subunit GatD, translating to MKKVEVFMKEKGINPGDYVEVVKKENGNHNVYRGLVMPPYELSEGETLTLKLDNGYNIGILIDQIVEIKVLEKAKPREMREFKAVLPKKPNLPNVTIFGTGGTIVSKIDYKTGAVHPAFTAEELALAVPEIFEIANITPKLIMNILSEDMTPKYWVKIAHEVAKALNEGEDGVIIGHGTDTMGYTAAALSFMLRDLGKPVILVGAQRSSDRPSSDAAMNLICSVRMATADFGEVAVVMHGETSDTYCLAHRGTKVRKMHTSRRDAFRSINDIPIAKIWSDGKIEFLRDDYKRRTKSEVWVDDKIEEKVALIKSFPGMQSEIIDFLVDKGYKGIVIEGTGLGHTPTHIIPSIERAVQEGIAVCMTSQCLYGRVNLNVYSTGRKLLKAGVIPCEDMLPETAYVKLIWVLGHTQNLEEVKRMMLTNYAGEITPYTRFDTYLR from the coding sequence ATGAAAAAAGTTGAAGTCTTCATGAAGGAGAAAGGGATAAACCCAGGAGATTACGTTGAGGTTGTTAAAAAAGAAAATGGAAATCACAACGTTTATAGAGGCCTGGTGATGCCTCCCTATGAGCTTTCAGAGGGAGAAACACTCACGTTAAAGCTTGACAATGGTTACAACATTGGAATTCTCATTGACCAAATAGTTGAAATTAAAGTCCTTGAGAAAGCCAAGCCGAGGGAAATGAGAGAATTCAAAGCTGTTTTACCTAAGAAGCCGAACTTGCCCAACGTTACAATCTTTGGAACCGGTGGAACAATTGTCTCAAAGATTGATTATAAAACTGGCGCCGTTCACCCAGCTTTCACCGCTGAGGAACTTGCTTTAGCTGTTCCGGAGATATTTGAGATAGCCAATATAACGCCAAAGCTCATTATGAACATTCTCAGTGAGGACATGACGCCGAAATACTGGGTTAAGATAGCTCATGAAGTTGCCAAGGCTTTGAATGAAGGCGAGGATGGAGTCATCATCGGACACGGAACGGACACGATGGGATACACTGCAGCAGCATTAAGCTTCATGCTGAGAGATTTAGGAAAGCCCGTCATCCTAGTTGGTGCACAGAGGAGCTCTGATAGGCCATCAAGTGATGCTGCAATGAATCTTATTTGCTCTGTCAGAATGGCTACCGCCGATTTCGGTGAAGTTGCTGTTGTTATGCACGGCGAGACCTCCGACACATACTGTTTAGCCCACAGAGGTACAAAGGTCAGGAAGATGCACACCTCGAGGAGAGATGCATTCAGAAGCATAAATGACATCCCAATAGCGAAGATTTGGAGCGATGGAAAGATTGAATTTTTGAGAGACGATTATAAAAGAAGAACGAAGAGTGAAGTGTGGGTGGATGACAAGATTGAGGAGAAAGTTGCTCTCATAAAGTCGTTCCCAGGAATGCAGAGTGAAATTATTGACTTCCTTGTTGATAAGGGATACAAGGGCATTGTTATTGAGGGAACGGGTTTGGGACACACTCCAACTCACATAATTCCAAGCATTGAGAGAGCAGTCCAAGAGGGAATTGCTGTCTGTATGACAAGCCAGTGCCTCTATGGAAGGGTCAATCTGAACGTCTATTCAACGGGCAGAAAGCTTCTCAAAGCTGGGGTTATCCCATGTGAAGACATGCTTCCAGAGACTGCCTACGTGAAGTTAATTTGGGTTCTTGGACACACTCAGAATCTTGAAGAAGTTAAGAGGATGATGCTGACGAACTACGCTGGTGAGATAACACCTTACACGAGGTTTGATACATACTTGAGGTGA
- the gatE gene encoding Glu-tRNA(Gln) amidotransferase subunit GatE — protein MTMELNYKELGLKVGLEIHRQLDTKKLFSPVPSELHEEVDFTFQRRLRPTMSELGEIDQAALEEFKKGRTYVYEGNYKFSDLVYMDEEPPHMPDEEALRVALQIAYLLNATPVDEIHFMRKIVIDGSNVSGFQRTAIIAMNGKVDTPWGSVGIPTICLEEDAARIIEREDSKVIYRIDRLGIPLVEISTTPDIHHPEQAKVVAKYIGDALRATRKVKRGLGTIRQDLNVSIKGGARIEIKGVQELDMIPIIIEREVLRQLNLLKIRDELKKRGANEEELKEEFYDVTDIFENTQSKIIAKTIKKGGKVLALKLPKFRGLIGYEIQPGRRLGTEMADRAKKYVRGIFHIDELPNYGITQEEVNAVIERLGLGEQDAFVLVAAEEEIAKKALREVLQRAREALHGVPEETRRALPDGNTQYMRPLPGKARMYPETDIPPILITKEMKEEILANLPELPQAKVERYVKEFKIDKSLAKTLVDDERDELFEELIEMGVKPSLAASILVVVLKGLKKEVPIENITDEHIKEAFKLYLDNKIAKEAFEEIFKELALHPEKTALQVAEEKGLTLLSLEEVEKIIDEILQQNIDVIKAKGMGAMGMIMGRAMAKLRGKADGKLVSQLVRKKIQELSS, from the coding sequence ATGACGATGGAACTTAATTACAAAGAGCTTGGGCTTAAAGTGGGATTAGAGATTCACAGACAACTTGACACTAAAAAGCTGTTTTCACCTGTGCCGAGCGAGCTTCATGAAGAAGTTGACTTCACTTTCCAGAGAAGACTTAGACCGACGATGAGTGAGCTTGGCGAGATTGACCAAGCAGCTTTAGAGGAATTCAAAAAGGGGAGGACTTACGTTTACGAAGGAAACTACAAGTTCAGTGATTTGGTTTACATGGACGAAGAGCCACCACACATGCCGGATGAGGAGGCTTTAAGAGTTGCTCTTCAAATTGCGTACCTTCTCAACGCTACCCCCGTTGATGAGATCCACTTCATGCGTAAAATCGTTATTGATGGATCCAACGTTTCGGGCTTCCAGAGAACTGCAATAATAGCGATGAACGGAAAGGTTGATACTCCATGGGGAAGCGTTGGAATTCCAACAATCTGTCTGGAGGAAGATGCTGCAAGGATAATTGAGAGGGAAGACAGCAAAGTAATTTACAGGATTGACCGTTTAGGAATTCCGTTAGTTGAAATCTCAACAACCCCAGATATTCACCACCCAGAACAAGCAAAGGTAGTTGCCAAATACATTGGTGATGCTCTAAGAGCAACAAGAAAAGTCAAGCGAGGTCTGGGAACAATCAGACAGGACTTAAACGTCTCAATTAAAGGCGGTGCGAGAATTGAGATTAAAGGTGTCCAGGAGCTGGATATGATACCTATCATTATTGAGCGTGAAGTTTTGAGGCAACTAAACCTTCTCAAGATTCGTGATGAACTCAAAAAGAGAGGCGCAAATGAGGAAGAGCTGAAGGAAGAGTTTTATGACGTTACCGACATCTTCGAGAACACTCAATCAAAGATCATCGCAAAAACCATTAAGAAAGGTGGAAAAGTTCTTGCATTAAAGCTTCCAAAGTTTAGAGGGCTCATTGGTTATGAAATTCAACCAGGAAGAAGATTAGGAACAGAAATGGCAGACAGGGCGAAGAAATACGTTAGGGGAATATTCCACATTGATGAATTACCTAATTATGGAATTACGCAAGAAGAAGTTAATGCAGTCATTGAGAGACTTGGCTTAGGAGAGCAAGACGCTTTTGTTTTAGTTGCGGCCGAGGAAGAAATAGCTAAGAAAGCTTTGAGAGAAGTCCTTCAGAGGGCTAGGGAAGCACTTCATGGAGTTCCAGAAGAAACAAGGAGAGCTCTGCCAGATGGGAACACCCAATACATGCGTCCACTGCCGGGTAAAGCGAGAATGTACCCAGAGACAGACATTCCGCCGATACTCATAACGAAAGAGATGAAGGAGGAAATCCTTGCTAACCTTCCGGAGCTTCCACAAGCTAAGGTTGAGCGCTATGTCAAGGAGTTCAAGATTGACAAGAGCTTAGCTAAAACACTGGTCGATGACGAAAGGGATGAGCTGTTTGAGGAGCTTATTGAGATGGGTGTTAAGCCTTCATTAGCTGCATCAATCCTTGTGGTTGTTCTCAAAGGTCTGAAGAAAGAAGTCCCAATCGAGAACATAACTGACGAACACATCAAGGAGGCATTTAAGCTTTACCTTGACAACAAGATTGCCAAAGAGGCGTTTGAAGAGATATTCAAGGAGTTGGCGTTACATCCAGAAAAGACAGCCCTTCAAGTTGCAGAGGAGAAGGGACTAACGCTTCTCAGCCTAGAAGAAGTTGAGAAAATTATTGACGAGATACTCCAACAGAACATTGATGTTATCAAAGCTAAGGGAATGGGAGCAATGGGTATGATAATGGGAAGAGCTATGGCAAAGCTTAGAGGCAAAGCTGATGGTAAGCTCGTCAGTCAATTAGTCAGGAAGAAGATTCAGGAGCTTAGCTCTTGA
- the hmgA gene encoding hydroxymethylglutaryl-CoA reductase (NADPH) produces the protein MNIEEIIDKVVRGEIKLHQVEKYTNGDKKLATEIRRKALEKKLGITLEHVGYYSIDPNQVIGKNIENMIGVVQIPMGVAGPLKINGEYAKGEFYIPLATTEGALVASVNRGCSALTAAGGVKTTIIDDKMTRAPLLKCPDARRAREVAKWVKENIDYLQEKAVSKVTRHGKLRDVKPFIVGNNLYLRFEFETGDAMGMNMVTIASEEIMKAIEEKFSDVRYLALSGNLCVDKKPNAINFILGRGKTVIAEAVIPREIVEKKLKTTPELIAEVNYRKNLVGSAQAGSYGFNAHFANIIGAIFLATGQDEAQITEGAHGITLAEVTPEGDLYISITMPSLEIGTVGGGTRVPTQREALSIMGVAGGGDPPGINAKKFAEIVAGAVLAGELSLLAAIAAKHLAKAHKELGR, from the coding sequence ATGAACATTGAGGAAATTATCGACAAAGTTGTAAGGGGAGAGATTAAACTCCATCAAGTTGAGAAATACACCAACGGTGACAAAAAGCTTGCAACAGAAATTAGAAGGAAGGCTCTTGAGAAAAAACTTGGGATAACTCTAGAACATGTAGGATATTATTCAATTGATCCAAATCAGGTTATCGGAAAAAATATTGAGAACATGATTGGCGTCGTTCAAATACCAATGGGTGTTGCTGGACCTCTTAAGATAAATGGTGAATACGCTAAAGGGGAATTTTACATTCCATTAGCTACAACAGAGGGGGCATTGGTTGCCTCAGTGAATAGAGGATGCTCAGCTTTAACGGCTGCTGGAGGAGTAAAAACGACAATTATTGATGACAAAATGACGAGAGCACCTCTCTTAAAGTGCCCAGATGCAAGGAGAGCGAGAGAAGTTGCAAAGTGGGTAAAAGAGAATATAGACTATCTGCAGGAAAAAGCTGTTTCAAAGGTTACAAGACATGGAAAGCTCAGAGATGTTAAGCCATTCATAGTGGGTAACAACCTTTACCTAAGGTTTGAATTTGAAACAGGCGATGCTATGGGCATGAATATGGTAACGATAGCAAGCGAGGAAATAATGAAGGCCATTGAAGAAAAGTTCTCAGATGTTAGATATCTTGCGTTATCTGGAAACTTATGTGTCGATAAGAAGCCCAACGCAATTAATTTCATTTTAGGCAGAGGAAAGACTGTCATAGCTGAGGCTGTTATTCCAAGAGAAATCGTTGAGAAAAAGCTTAAAACGACGCCAGAGCTAATAGCAGAGGTTAATTACAGAAAGAACTTAGTTGGTTCCGCACAGGCTGGAAGCTACGGCTTCAATGCCCATTTTGCGAACATCATTGGTGCCATTTTCTTAGCAACAGGTCAAGATGAGGCACAAATTACAGAAGGTGCTCATGGAATAACGTTAGCAGAGGTAACTCCAGAGGGAGATTTGTACATAAGCATAACGATGCCAAGCTTAGAGATTGGAACAGTCGGCGGAGGAACAAGGGTCCCAACGCAGAGAGAAGCCTTGAGCATTATGGGTGTTGCTGGAGGCGGAGATCCCCCCGGAATAAATGCAAAGAAGTTCGCCGAGATAGTGGCTGGAGCCGTCTTAGCTGGAGAGCTTTCACTCTTAGCGGCAATAGCTGCAAAGCACTTGGCTAAAGCTCATAAGGAGCTTGGCCGTTAA
- a CDS encoding MinD/ParA family protein, which produces MAVVIVTGRGGAGKTTTTANLSTYFAQREYRVLAIDGDLYLPNLGFHFGLENVKYTLHSILKNPNLDPEWAIYKHSQTGVYVMPGSTNLQDVLGISARRLRDIVDQMRYKFGLVFVDSPTGIPFDTLPTFEVANYQLIVVEIERSPIYSFETMVENEVEKLRALGEEYGLRVGVILNKVRESQDVIDKIVETVEGDIGVPVLGLIPFDEDVPESVNVGVPILVYKPKSDVALAFYESGQLIEEWIFGGTK; this is translated from the coding sequence ATGGCTGTTGTAATAGTTACAGGGAGAGGGGGGGCCGGAAAAACAACGACAACCGCTAATCTAAGCACTTATTTTGCTCAAAGGGAATATAGAGTTCTCGCAATTGATGGTGATCTATATCTGCCAAACCTTGGCTTTCACTTTGGATTGGAGAATGTAAAATATACCCTTCACTCTATTCTAAAAAATCCCAATCTTGACCCGGAATGGGCAATTTACAAGCATTCTCAAACTGGCGTTTATGTAATGCCAGGTAGCACAAATCTTCAAGATGTCTTGGGAATTTCCGCAAGGAGATTGAGAGACATCGTTGATCAAATGAGATATAAATTCGGTCTCGTTTTTGTTGATTCGCCGACTGGAATCCCATTTGATACTCTTCCGACATTCGAAGTTGCAAATTATCAGCTTATAGTTGTTGAAATTGAGCGTTCCCCGATTTATTCCTTCGAAACTATGGTTGAAAACGAAGTTGAAAAGCTTAGAGCTCTTGGAGAAGAGTATGGACTCAGAGTCGGTGTTATTTTGAACAAGGTAAGGGAGTCACAAGACGTCATTGATAAAATTGTCGAGACCGTTGAAGGAGATATCGGCGTGCCTGTTCTTGGCTTGATTCCTTTTGACGAAGATGTTCCAGAGTCTGTAAACGTTGGAGTCCCAATTTTAGTGTATAAGCCTAAAAGCGATGTTGCTCTCGCTTTTTACGAAAGCGGTCAGCTGATTGAAGAATGGATATTCGGAGGAACTAAGTAG
- a CDS encoding TRAM domain-containing protein: MENRKFGGKRFDRGKPRVRQPPVKVGERYKVKIEALGKGGDGIARIRGFVVFVPKTKVGDEVEIVINSVKQKFAFGEVIG, from the coding sequence TTGGAGAACAGGAAGTTTGGTGGAAAGAGATTTGATAGAGGCAAGCCAAGAGTTAGACAACCTCCTGTTAAGGTTGGAGAAAGATATAAAGTCAAGATTGAAGCCCTTGGAAAGGGTGGAGATGGCATAGCAAGAATTAGAGGATTTGTCGTGTTTGTTCCCAAGACAAAAGTTGGGGACGAGGTGGAGATTGTTATAAACTCCGTAAAGCAGAAGTTTGCTTTTGGAGAAGTTATTGGATGA
- the tdh gene encoding L-threonine 3-dehydrogenase, translating to MADKMVAIMKTKPAYGAELVEVDVPKPKEGEILIKVLATSICGTDLHIYEWNEWAQTRIKPPQIMGHEVAGEVIEVGPGVEDIQVGDYISAETHIVCGKCYQCKTGNYHVCQNTKIFGVDTDGVFAEYAIVPAQNAWKNPKNIPPEYATLQEPLGNAVDTVLAEPVAGKTVLITGAGPLGLLGITVAKAAGASLVIVSEPSDFRRELAKKVGADVVINPFEEDVVKEVMDLTDGNGVDVFLEFSGAPKALEQGLQAVTPAGRVSLLGLFPRDVSLDFNNLIIFKSLTVYGITGRHLWQTWYTVSRLLQSGKLNLDPIITHKYKGFDKFEEAFELMRAGKTGKVVFFPHKK from the coding sequence ATGGCTGATAAGATGGTTGCTATCATGAAAACTAAACCAGCTTACGGTGCAGAGCTTGTTGAGGTTGATGTTCCTAAGCCAAAAGAAGGGGAGATTCTCATTAAGGTTTTAGCGACCAGCATCTGTGGAACCGATTTGCATATCTATGAATGGAACGAGTGGGCTCAGACCAGAATTAAGCCGCCTCAAATTATGGGACATGAGGTTGCTGGAGAGGTTATAGAAGTTGGCCCAGGAGTCGAGGACATACAGGTTGGAGACTACATCTCAGCGGAAACTCACATAGTGTGCGGCAAGTGCTACCAATGTAAAACTGGAAACTATCACGTCTGCCAGAATACAAAGATTTTCGGTGTTGATACAGATGGTGTTTTTGCTGAATATGCGATAGTCCCAGCGCAAAATGCATGGAAAAATCCCAAGAATATTCCACCAGAATATGCAACCCTCCAAGAGCCACTAGGAAATGCAGTTGATACTGTTCTGGCAGAGCCTGTCGCTGGAAAAACTGTTCTTATAACGGGAGCTGGACCTCTTGGGTTACTTGGCATAACAGTTGCAAAAGCCGCAGGAGCTTCTCTCGTAATAGTGAGCGAGCCGAGCGACTTCAGAAGAGAATTAGCAAAGAAAGTTGGCGCTGATGTTGTTATTAATCCCTTTGAGGAGGATGTTGTCAAAGAAGTTATGGACTTAACAGACGGCAACGGTGTTGATGTATTCCTAGAATTCAGCGGTGCTCCAAAAGCCCTTGAACAGGGATTGCAGGCAGTAACTCCGGCGGGAAGAGTTTCTCTGCTTGGACTCTTCCCAAGGGATGTCTCACTTGACTTTAACAACTTAATAATCTTCAAGTCACTCACAGTTTATGGAATAACTGGAAGACATCTCTGGCAAACTTGGTACACTGTTTCAAGGCTCCTTCAGAGCGGAAAGCTCAATCTGGATCCAATAATTACCCACAAGTATAAAGGCTTTGACAAGTTTGAAGAGGCCTTTGAGCTTATGCGCGCAGGAAAGACCGGTAAAGTTGTATTCTTCCCACACAAAAAGTGA
- a CDS encoding phenylalanine--tRNA ligase subunit alpha, with the protein MELSYQEKLTLIKLKDLRRVKFEDLVKETGLDQVAVMRAVLWLQSKGLAKLHEKQRKIVKLTDTGRRYAEIELPERRALKLLAEREKVTLDDLKEVLSDDELKPIVGILRREGWATVRKENEKLVLEITEKGKAALNEDRPIDKVLKILTEKGEVEAKEIEGLISLNELKRRKIAEDELKTEREVEITEEGLKLAEKGLELKKEVSILTPELIKSGNWRSVEFKRFNIKAPVKRIYPGKKQPYRAFLDKIRRKLIEMGFIEMTAESLIETQFWNFDALFQPQNHPARDWTDTYQLKYPKYGFLPEEELVERVKAAHEHGWTTGSRGWGYRWDPRMAMMLMPRAHGTALSARQLAKDIQIPGKYFAIQRVFRPDVLDRTHLIEFNQVEGFVIGEDLTFKHLLGILKRFATEVAGAKKVKFLPDYYPFTEPSVQMSAKHPELGWVEFGGAGIFREEMTKPLGIDVPVIAWGIGIDRLAMFKLGIDDIRYLFSYDLRWLREAKIIW; encoded by the coding sequence ATGGAACTAAGTTATCAGGAAAAATTAACTCTCATTAAGCTTAAGGACTTAAGAAGGGTAAAATTCGAGGACTTAGTTAAGGAAACAGGACTTGACCAAGTTGCAGTTATGAGGGCTGTCTTGTGGCTCCAAAGTAAAGGACTTGCAAAGCTTCATGAGAAGCAGAGGAAAATTGTGAAGCTCACGGATACAGGTAGAAGATATGCTGAAATCGAACTTCCAGAGAGGAGGGCTCTAAAGCTTCTCGCTGAGAGGGAAAAAGTAACGCTCGACGATTTAAAGGAAGTTCTCAGCGATGATGAGCTTAAGCCGATAGTCGGAATTCTAAGAAGAGAAGGCTGGGCTACAGTTAGAAAAGAAAACGAAAAGCTTGTTCTCGAGATTACAGAGAAAGGCAAAGCAGCCTTAAATGAAGACAGACCTATAGATAAAGTTCTTAAAATTCTTACTGAAAAAGGTGAAGTTGAGGCCAAAGAAATTGAAGGATTAATATCATTAAACGAGCTCAAGAGAAGAAAAATTGCAGAGGACGAGCTTAAAACGGAGAGAGAAGTTGAGATAACAGAAGAGGGGCTTAAGCTAGCAGAAAAAGGCTTGGAACTTAAAAAAGAAGTCTCAATCCTTACACCCGAGCTCATAAAGAGCGGCAATTGGAGGAGCGTTGAGTTCAAGCGCTTCAACATCAAGGCACCAGTTAAGAGAATTTATCCGGGTAAAAAGCAGCCTTATAGGGCTTTTCTTGATAAGATTAGAAGAAAGCTCATTGAGATGGGCTTTATTGAAATGACTGCTGAGAGCTTAATTGAAACCCAATTCTGGAACTTTGATGCTCTGTTCCAGCCTCAAAATCATCCGGCAAGAGACTGGACAGACACTTATCAGCTTAAGTATCCAAAGTATGGATTCTTGCCAGAGGAAGAGCTTGTTGAAAGGGTTAAAGCTGCTCATGAGCACGGCTGGACAACTGGCTCAAGAGGCTGGGGCTATAGATGGGATCCAAGGATGGCCATGATGCTGATGCCGAGAGCACATGGAACAGCATTAAGTGCTCGCCAGTTAGCTAAAGATATTCAAATTCCAGGAAAGTACTTTGCTATTCAGAGAGTCTTCAGACCAGATGTTTTAGATAGAACTCACTTGATAGAGTTCAACCAAGTTGAAGGATTCGTTATTGGGGAAGATTTGACCTTTAAACACCTCCTTGGAATACTCAAGCGCTTTGCTACTGAGGTTGCAGGAGCGAAGAAAGTGAAGTTCTTGCCCGATTATTATCCATTTACAGAGCCCAGTGTTCAGATGAGCGCTAAACATCCAGAGCTTGGTTGGGTTGAGTTTGGAGGAGCTGGGATTTTTAGAGAGGAAATGACAAAACCTCTCGGCATTGACGTTCCAGTGATTGCTTGGGGAATTGGAATTGACAGATTAGCGATGTTTAAGCTCGGAATTGACGACATAAGGTACCTCTTCAGCTATGACTTGAGGTGGCTCAGAGAGGCCAAAATAATTTGGTGA